In Pyrus communis chromosome 8, drPyrComm1.1, whole genome shotgun sequence, one genomic interval encodes:
- the LOC137741613 gene encoding lysM domain receptor-like kinase 4 — MVYLCLLILVSLSSSYAQQFYDQSYCGVEASNSGSRYICNMFQNSCQTFLVYRANPNFQTVSNVSDLFRMDSDQLLGLNNLTSPSEELKSGREVIIPIKCSCSGQYFQASFSYTVLQNTSYSEVACGVFEGLLKSFTLREENMSQENKLMVGTELHVPLRCACPDKLASSSGVKYLVTYPLIEGDGPIILSQKFGISPEDFLSVNHLATDETVFPNTTVLVPLRAAPVLNFNIQYSPPPAPAFLPTISVEKSNRNAKLIKKLYVAGAVIGFSLLLAALIAFVILYRRALRKWKREKIMSFTALSSPISCSTVRSPFKSGQTGRSSPISSCLSPDILAGLKYSLFNYSIEELRRATRDFNEENKIGSQAYRGIINNVEVMIKQMRFEDTSHVIDVHSKVNHINILNLEAVSYGENHMSWSYLVFEFPSNGCLRGCLSSPSSPLKWHWRTQIAFDIATGLHYLHCCTFPSCAHLDINTRNIFVTANWRAKLSNIGTISAEGVSEGNDKGWVAPEYLLHGSASEKVDIFAFGVVLLELISAREDIDGKSFKESIKFLGEGASEGGFLEQLRSFMDPQLEDYPLAEALCLAVLAKACVEDDPLHRPSIDDIMKVLARMV, encoded by the coding sequence ATGGTTTACCTCTGCCTTCTAATCTTGGTTTCCCTAAGTTCAAGCTATGCTCAGCAGTTCTATGACCAATCATATTGCGGTGTTGAGGCTAGCAATTCAGGCTCAAGATACATTTGCAATATGTTCCAAAATTCTTGCCAAACATTCTTGGTCTACAGAGCCAACCCGAATTTTCAAACTGTTTCGAATGTCTCAGACTTGTTTCGAATGGATTCTGATCAACTGCTTGGACTCAACAATCTCACATCTCCTTCTGAGGAACTGAAATCAGGTAGGGAAGTTATTATTCCCATTAAATGTTCTTGCTCAGGTCAATATTTTCAGGCAAGTTTCAGCTACACGGTTTTGCAAAACACGTCATACTCCGAGGTTGCTTGTGGGGTTTTCGAAGGCTTGCTCAAGTCATTTACACTCAGGGAGGAAAATATGTCCCAAGAAAACAAGCTTATGGTTGGCACTGAGCTTCATGTGCCTCTAAGATGTGCTTGTCCTGATAAGTTAGCTAGCAGTAGTGGAGTGAAGTACCTTGTGACCTACCCTCTCATAGAAGGTGACGGGCCAATCATCTTGAGCCAGAAGTTTGGCATCTCTCCTGAAGATTTTTTATCAGTGAATCATTTAGCAACTGATGAAACTGTGTTTCCGAATACAACTGTTTTAGTTCCCTTGAGAGCAGCTCCAGTGTTAAACTTCAACATCCAATATTCACCCCCTCCAGCTCCTGCTTTTCTTCCCACAATTTCTGTGGAAAAATCTAATAGAAATGCAAAACTGATCAAGAAATTGTATGTAGCCGGGGCTGTTATTGGGTTTTCTCTGCTACTGGCAGCTTTAATtgcatttgtaattttgtatagAAGGGCCTTAAGGaaatggaagagagagaagatcATGTCCTTTACTGCTTTAAGCTCTCCAATTTCATGTTCAACTGTCAGAAGCCCGTTTAAATCCGGTCAGACAGGCAGAAGCTCTCCGATTTCATCATGTTTATCGCCTGATATTCTTGCTGGATTGAAGTACTCATTGTTCAATTATAGCATAGAAGAACTGAGAAGAGCAACAAGGGATTTCAATGAAGAAAACAAGATTGGTTCTCAAGCGTACAGGGGAATAATAAATAATGTTGAAGTGATGATCAAGCAGATGAGATTTGAGGACACGAGTCATGTTATTGACGTGCATTCGAAGGTCAACCACATCAATATCTTGAACTTAGAGGCGGTTTCTTACGGCGAAAATCACATGTCATGGTCTTATCTAGTTTTTGAGTTTCCGAGCAATGGCTGCTTGAGGGGCTGCTTGTCTAGTCCATCTAGTCCTCTCAAGTGGCATTGGCGAACACAAATAGCTTTCGATATTGCAACTGGACTGCACTACTTACACTGTTGTACTTTCCCTTCTTGTGCTCACCTAGACATAAACACTAGAAACATTTTTGTGACAGCAAATTGGAGGGCAAAGCTTTCGAACATTGGAACCATATCGGCTGAGGGAGTTTCGGAAGGAAATGACAAGGGATGGGTTGCACCAGAGTACCTTCTACACGGATCAGCTTCTGAGAAGGTGGATATTTTTGCATTTGGAGTTGTTTTGCTTGAGCTCATCTCAGCAAGAGAGGACATTGATGGGAAGTCGTTTAAAGAGTCCATCAAATTTTTGGGAGAAGGTGCTAGCGAAGGCGGTTTCCTCGAACAACTTCGGAGCTTCATGGATCCACAGTTGGAGGATTATCCTCTTGCAGAGGCCTTATGCTTAGCTGTTTTAGCGAAGGCCTGTGTGGAGGACGATCCTCTCCATCGGCCATCCATCGATGACATCATGAAAGTCCTCGCGAGAATGGTATGA